In the genome of Hemiscyllium ocellatum isolate sHemOce1 chromosome 12, sHemOce1.pat.X.cur, whole genome shotgun sequence, one region contains:
- the LOC132820857 gene encoding claudin-14-like codes for MAHMGIQIIGFSLGLLGLFGTLITTILPHWHRRAHLGADIITAIEFMKGLWMECVWQSTGIYQCQVHRSQLALPPDLQAARAMMVISCLLSVLATCISVMGMKCTMCFKESSFKNNIAIAGGICYILAGIMCLIPVSWSTNDLIREFYDPMIPPAIKYEMGEALYIGFVSMSMTLIGGALFCLSCPQQRHSRPYEPQASSEQSAPEYRLPFAYKGNPTSQTSASHGNYRLHNYV; via the coding sequence ATGGCTCACATGGGAATTCAGATCATTGGGTTTTCTCTTGGCCTTCTTGGCCTATTTGGAACATTGATCACCACTATCCTACCACATTGGCACAGAAGAGCACATTTGGGTGCAGATATCATCACGGCGATTGAGTTCATGAAGGGATTGTGGATGGAGTGTGTCTGGCAAAGTACTGGCATCTACCAATGTCAAGTCCATCGTTCACAGCTGGCATTGCCTCCAGACCTGCAGGCAGCTCGTGCCATGATGGTAATTTCCTGTTTGCTTTCTGTTTTAGCCACTTGCATTTCTGTCATGGGTATGAAATGCACCATGTGCTTCAAGGAATCTTCATTCAAAAATAACATTGCCATAGCTGGAGGAATATGTTATATCCTTGCTGGCATCATGTGTCTTATTCCAGTGTCATGGTCAACAAATGACTTAATTCGAGAATTCTACGACCCAATGATACCACCCGCAATCAAGTATGAAATGGGAGAGGCTTTATACATTGGCTTTGTGTCAATGAGCATGACACTCATTGGAGGGGCTCTCTTTTGTCTGTCCTGTCCTCAGCAAAGGCATAGTAGACCCTATGAACCACAGGCTTCATCTGAACAGAGTGCGCCTGAGTATAGGCTACCGTTCGCTTATAAGGGCAACCCAACTTCACAAACATCAGCCTCACATGGCAATTACCGCTTACACAATTATGTCTGA